The genomic DNA GGTACATTTGTAACAGGAAGTGCTACTTCAAGTAGCGTTTTATTTGCAAAACTTCAATCAAGTACAGCAGAAGTTTTAAATATGAATCCAGCTTGGATGGTTGCAGCTAATACTGCTGGAAGTACAGCTGGAAAAATAATTTCTCCACAAAGTATAGCTGTTGCTACTGCATCAGCAGGAATCGTAGGTACTGAAAGTAAGATACTAGTTGGAGTAGTTAAATATTATGTAATATTCATAGTTGTATTTGGATTAGTAACTTATTTTGGAGTTGTTTAAGAAGGATCTAATATTTTTTAGATAAAAACATAATATGTTAGGTTTAAGGAGGAAAAAACATGCAAGAATCAAAGTATGGAAAAGTAACACCTGAACTAATTGAAGAATTTAAAAAAATTGTTCCGGGAAAAGTGCATGTAAATGGAGATATCAATGAAGATTATTTCCATGATGAAATGCCTATTTATGGTAAAGGTGCTCCAGATGTAGTAGTAGAAGCTACAACAACTGAAGATATAGCAAGTATTGTAAAATTATGTTATGAAAACAATATTCCTGTTATCCCAAGAGGTGCAGGAACAGGTCTTACAGGAGCTGCTGTTGCTATTTACGGTGGTGTAATGATAGACATGAGTAAAATGAATAAAATCTTAGGATATGACAAAGAAAACTTTGTTGTTAAAGTTCAAGCGGGAGTACTTTTAAATGATCTTGCAGAAGATGCTCAAAAACAAGGGCTAATGTATCCACCAGATCCAGGAGAAAAATTTGCAACACTTGGAGGAAATGTTTCAACAAACGCAGGTGGAATGAGAGCTGTAAAATATGGATGTACTAGAGATTATGTTCGTGCTATGACTGTTGTATTACCAACAGGAGAAATAGTAAAAATGGGAGCTACAGTATCAAAAACTTCTACTGGATATAGTCTATTAAATCTTATGATAGGATCTGAAGGAACTTTAGGAATTATCACAGAACTTACTTTAAAAGTAATACCAGCTCCAAAAGAAACAATAAGTTTAATTATTCCATATGAAAACTTAGAAGATTGTATAGCTACTGTACCAAAATTCTTTATGGCACATTTACAACCACAAGCATTAGAATTTATGGAAAAAGAAATAGTACTTGCATCTGAAAGATATCTAGGAAAAAGTGTTTTCCCACAAAAATTAGATGGTATAGATATAGGTGCATATCTACTAGTTACTTTTGATGGAGATAACATGGAAGAACTTGAAGCAATAACAGAACAAGCTTCTGAAGTTGTATTTGAACAAGGAGCAATAGATGTTTTAGTTGCAGATACTCCAGCTAAGAAAAAAGATGCTTGGGCAGCAAGAAGCAGTTTCCTTGAAGCTATAGAAGCTGAAACAAAATTATTAGATGAATGTGACGTAGTAGTTCCAGTTAATCAAATTGCAAAATATTTAACATTTGTAAAATCTTTAGAAGACGATTACGATTTCAAAATAAAAAGTTTTGGACATGCAGGAGATGGAAACCTTCATATATACGCATGTGCAAATGATATGGATGAGGCAGTATTTAAAAAACAAGTTGCTGACTTTATGAAAATAATCTATAAAAAAGCAGCAGAATGTGGAGGATTAATTTCAGGAGAGCATGGAATTGGGTATGGAAAAATGGATTATCTTGCAGATTTTGCAGGAGAAGCTAACATGCGTATTATGAAAGGAATCAAAGAGGTATTCGACCCTAAAATGATTCTAAATCCAGGAAAAGTTTGCTATAAATTATAATTTATATATGTAATAAAAATTTTAATCAATTAATCAGGGGGTACAAAAATGGCATATTTAATTTCAGATGAAGCAAAAGACTTATTACAAGATGTAAAAAAATTCTGTGAAAACGAAGTAAAAGAACAATGTAAAGAATATGATGTAACAGGAGAATGGCCAAAAGAGATATATGATAAAGCTATTGAACAAGGGTACCATGCATTAGAAGTTCCAGAAGAATTTGGAGGACCAGGACTAAGCAGAGTTGACGTTGCAGCATTAATTGAAGAAATGGCAATAGCAGATGCAGGATTTGCAACTACAATTTCAGCAAGTGGACTTGGAATGAAACCAGTATTAATTGCAGGATCAGAAGAACAAAAAAAACGTGCATGTGATCTCATTCTTGAAGGTGGATTTGGAGCTTTCTGTTTAACAGAACCAGGAGCTGGATCAGATGCAGGAGCAGGAAAAACTGTAGCAGTTAAAGATGGAGACGAATATGTACTAAATGGAAGAAAATGTTTTATCACAAATGGAGCAGTAGCATCTTTTTATTGTGTAACTGCTATGACAGATAAAACAAAAGGTGTAAAAGGAATGTCAATGTTCTTTATTGAAGCTGGAACACCAGGATTAAGTACAGGAAATGAAGAAAATAAAATGGGAATTCGTACATCAAATACTTGTGATGTTGTATTAGAAGATTGTCGTATTCCAGCTAAAAACTTAATAGGTGCTGAAGGAAAAGGATTCTCAATAGCTATGAAAACTCTAGACCAAGCTCGTACTTGGATGGGATGTGTTGCAACAGGAATAGCACAAAGAGGAATAAATGAAGCAATAGCTTATGGTAAAGAAAGAGTACAATTTGGAAAACCAATAATTAAAAATCAAGCAATGCAATTTAAAATAGCAGATATGCAAATAAAAGTAGAAACAGCTAGACAAATGGTAGCTCATGCTCTAACTAAAATGGATATGGGATTACCTCATAGTATGGAGTCAGCAATAGCTAAATGCTATGCATCTGATATAGCAATGCAAGTTGCATCTGAAGCAATCCAATTCTTTGGAGGTTATGGATACAGTCGTGAATACCCTGTAGAAAAACTTTTAAGAGATGCTAAGATTTTCCAAATCTTCGAAGGAACTAATGAGGTTCAAAGAATAGTAATTGCTAATAATACAATTGGAAGATAATAGTTAAGGAGAGTGCAAAAGATGGAAATATTAGTTTGTATAAAACAAGTTCCAGATGATTCTGTAGAAATATCTCTTAATTCAGAAACTGGAAAACCAGCATTAGAAGAAATAACTCAAATAGTTAATGCTTTTGATACATATGCTTTAGAAATGGCTACACGTATGAAAGAAGCAGTTGGCGGAGAAGTTGTTGTAGTATCAATTGGTGATGAGAGTGTTAAAAATTCTCTTAAAAACTGTTTAGCAGTTGGAGGAGATAAAGCTTTCTTAGTAAAACATGAAAATGTTGAAAAACTTGATGCAAAAGGAATAGCAAAAGTTTTAGTAAATGCTAAAGATGAAATTGAGGGAAAATTAGGTGTAAAATTTGATATGATTTTCTGTGGAAAAGAAGCTACAGATTATGCAACAAGTCAAGTTGGACTTATGCTTGCAGATGAATTAAAAGTTCCAGTAGTTACAAATGTTGTAGATGTAGAACTTAAAGAAAATTTAGTAGATATTAAACAGGAAATAGATGAAGGATACAATGTTATTGAAACTTCTATTCCTTGCGTTGTAACAGTTCAAAAACCTAATTATGAGCCAAGATACCCAACTATCAAGACTAAGATGCAAGCAA from Fusobacterium hominis includes the following:
- a CDS encoding acyl-CoA dehydrogenase family protein: MAYLISDEAKDLLQDVKKFCENEVKEQCKEYDVTGEWPKEIYDKAIEQGYHALEVPEEFGGPGLSRVDVAALIEEMAIADAGFATTISASGLGMKPVLIAGSEEQKKRACDLILEGGFGAFCLTEPGAGSDAGAGKTVAVKDGDEYVLNGRKCFITNGAVASFYCVTAMTDKTKGVKGMSMFFIEAGTPGLSTGNEENKMGIRTSNTCDVVLEDCRIPAKNLIGAEGKGFSIAMKTLDQARTWMGCVATGIAQRGINEAIAYGKERVQFGKPIIKNQAMQFKIADMQIKVETARQMVAHALTKMDMGLPHSMESAIAKCYASDIAMQVASEAIQFFGGYGYSREYPVEKLLRDAKIFQIFEGTNEVQRIVIANNTIGR
- a CDS encoding FAD-binding oxidoreductase — translated: MQESKYGKVTPELIEEFKKIVPGKVHVNGDINEDYFHDEMPIYGKGAPDVVVEATTTEDIASIVKLCYENNIPVIPRGAGTGLTGAAVAIYGGVMIDMSKMNKILGYDKENFVVKVQAGVLLNDLAEDAQKQGLMYPPDPGEKFATLGGNVSTNAGGMRAVKYGCTRDYVRAMTVVLPTGEIVKMGATVSKTSTGYSLLNLMIGSEGTLGIITELTLKVIPAPKETISLIIPYENLEDCIATVPKFFMAHLQPQALEFMEKEIVLASERYLGKSVFPQKLDGIDIGAYLLVTFDGDNMEELEAITEQASEVVFEQGAIDVLVADTPAKKKDAWAARSSFLEAIEAETKLLDECDVVVPVNQIAKYLTFVKSLEDDYDFKIKSFGHAGDGNLHIYACANDMDEAVFKKQVADFMKIIYKKAAECGGLISGEHGIGYGKMDYLADFAGEANMRIMKGIKEVFDPKMILNPGKVCYKL
- a CDS encoding electron transfer flavoprotein subunit beta/FixA family protein, which produces MEILVCIKQVPDDSVEISLNSETGKPALEEITQIVNAFDTYALEMATRMKEAVGGEVVVVSIGDESVKNSLKNCLAVGGDKAFLVKHENVEKLDAKGIAKVLVNAKDEIEGKLGVKFDMIFCGKEATDYATSQVGLMLADELKVPVVTNVVDVELKENLVDIKQEIDEGYNVIETSIPCVVTVQKPNYEPRYPTIKTKMQARKKPIEEISLEIEELNPVEIIKVYEPVKRSAGVKIKAETVEEAVSQAMKMMVEAKVL